A single genomic interval of Myxosarcina sp. GI1 harbors:
- a CDS encoding DUF4278 domain-containing protein gives MKLQFMGKNYEKMPTDWKVTEGKDGGLYRGKPWKVHHFREEHRHRHDKNQLTYRGIPYHKD, from the coding sequence ATGAAATTACAATTTATGGGCAAAAACTATGAAAAAATGCCCACAGACTGGAAAGTCACCGAAGGCAAAGACGGCGGTTTGTATCGCGGCAAACCCTGGAAAGTACATCATTTTAGAGAAGAACACCGTCACCGCCATGACAAAAACCAGCTAACCTATCGTGGCATTCCCTACCATAAAGATTAA
- a CDS encoding response regulator produces MMNLTSNNGDREAYPSGNRTSLQQETIKIAIVDDQKMIREGLRALIQTDKDLEIIDMASNGKEAIKKLESIRPDVLLMDMEMPGMNGVEATKIICQKFPHVKVLVLSTFDNQEYVSSSLSCGAMGYLLKGTPAKELTDAIKSVHRGYAQIGPGVYRNLAMLPKKNGTESTAAQSSLAAQTASGDRPATNTFSQLVGTNSQEDSSALARRSDSFAPEKFEQTVMLRQSPKWSRAIIWGIVGVTVFTVFWAAVAKIEQVVPAQGQIKPIGKLKEIQVPTNGVVEEVAVEEGERVQKGDLLLVLDSTTSQAQLDSYQQVRQSLQQENKFYRALMNGEIQPERVSEAVNKLKLPSEITSLTRNRAELQAENQLLRAQLGGNGNNLSAEQRSRLRISEAELNSRVAAARLEVEQLERQLNQNQLQLGDNREKLATAKQVLAEIDRRNQETVAQAEESLKIEQETLDSIEPLVKEGALSKIQSDRQRQEVNDRRATLMQQRAEGTIERDRQQQEVTTTQAEIQRLLEEEQRLRLDINQAQAELTNTSALSEKEILDRIAENRQRIADIDSQLNKSIVENDKQIAELNSQVSGAKQTLKYQKIVSPVDGEIFDLRAYPGYVPPAGQAAEPVLQIVPEDELVAEVFIKPEDIGFVRQGMATDVRISAFPYSEFGDVKGEVTFISKDSLPPEPPYDFFRYTAKVSLDQPFLTIRGEKVPLQSGMGVQANIRVRENRTVLSLFSEKFFTGLDKFKEVR; encoded by the coding sequence ATGATGAACCTAACTAGCAACAATGGCGATCGCGAAGCGTATCCTTCGGGTAACCGCACTAGTCTACAGCAAGAAACTATAAAAATTGCGATTGTAGACGATCAAAAAATGATTCGCGAAGGTCTAAGAGCTTTGATTCAGACAGATAAAGACCTGGAAATAATCGATATGGCAAGTAATGGCAAAGAAGCCATTAAAAAATTAGAGAGCATTCGACCTGATGTCTTGCTAATGGACATGGAAATGCCAGGCATGAACGGAGTGGAAGCTACTAAAATAATCTGTCAAAAGTTCCCTCACGTCAAAGTACTAGTTTTAAGCACATTTGATAACCAGGAATATGTTTCTAGCTCTCTTAGTTGTGGCGCAATGGGTTATTTGCTTAAGGGAACCCCAGCTAAAGAACTCACCGACGCAATTAAGTCGGTGCATCGCGGCTACGCACAGATTGGACCTGGAGTTTATCGCAATTTGGCGATGTTACCCAAAAAAAACGGTACCGAATCAACTGCCGCTCAATCTTCTCTAGCGGCGCAAACCGCATCAGGCGATCGCCCAGCAACTAATACTTTTAGCCAGCTAGTCGGTACGAATAGCCAAGAAGATTCTTCCGCTCTTGCCAGACGTTCGGACTCGTTCGCCCCCGAAAAGTTCGAGCAGACAGTTATGCTGCGACAATCGCCTAAATGGTCGCGGGCTATTATTTGGGGTATTGTAGGTGTGACGGTATTTACGGTTTTCTGGGCGGCAGTCGCTAAAATCGAACAGGTAGTTCCTGCCCAGGGACAAATCAAACCCATTGGCAAACTCAAAGAAATTCAGGTACCTACCAATGGCGTGGTAGAAGAAGTAGCAGTAGAAGAAGGAGAAAGAGTACAAAAAGGCGATTTATTATTGGTTTTAGATTCGACTACTTCTCAGGCACAGTTAGACTCTTACCAACAAGTTCGTCAGTCACTCCAACAAGAAAACAAATTCTATCGGGCTTTAATGAACGGCGAAATACAGCCAGAGCGAGTTAGCGAAGCGGTTAACAAACTCAAACTTCCTAGTGAAATAACCTCTCTAACCCGCAATCGCGCCGAGTTGCAGGCTGAAAATCAGTTGCTTCGCGCTCAGTTAGGAGGGAATGGTAATAATCTTTCTGCCGAACAAAGAAGCCGACTGAGAATATCTGAAGCCGAACTAAATTCTCGGGTGGCTGCTGCGAGATTAGAAGTCGAACAGCTAGAAAGACAGCTAAATCAAAATCAACTACAGCTAGGTGATAATAGAGAAAAACTAGCTACAGCCAAACAGGTCTTGGCAGAAATCGATCGCCGCAATCAAGAAACAGTTGCTCAAGCCGAGGAAAGCTTGAAAATCGAACAAGAAACTCTAGATTCAATCGAGCCGTTGGTAAAAGAAGGTGCGCTATCTAAAATTCAGAGCGATAGACAGCGACAGGAGGTAAACGACCGCCGCGCTACCTTGATGCAGCAAAGAGCCGAAGGCACGATCGAGCGCGATCGCCAACAGCAAGAGGTAACAACTACCCAAGCAGAAATTCAGCGTTTGTTAGAAGAAGAACAAAGATTGCGCTTAGATATCAATCAGGCGCAAGCAGAACTTACTAATACGTCAGCCCTGTCAGAAAAAGAGATTCTCGATAGAATTGCCGAAAATCGCCAGCGTATTGCCGATATTGACAGTCAGTTAAATAAAAGTATTGTTGAGAATGACAAGCAAATTGCCGAACTTAACAGTCAAGTTAGCGGTGCCAAACAAACCCTAAAATATCAAAAAATAGTTTCTCCCGTCGATGGCGAAATCTTTGACCTGAGAGCCTATCCTGGCTATGTTCCTCCAGCAGGTCAAGCGGCAGAACCAGTTTTACAAATCGTTCCTGAAGACGAACTAGTAGCCGAAGTATTTATCAAACCAGAAGATATTGGGTTTGTACGCCAAGGAATGGCAACGGATGTTAGAATTTCTGCTTTTCCCTACAGTGAGTTTGGCGATGTAAAAGGGGAAGTAACGTTTATTAGTAAAGATTCTTTACCGCCAGAACCACCTTATGATTTTTTCCGCTATACCGCCAAAGTTAGTTTAGACCAACCATTCCTTACTATTAGAGGTGAAAAAGTACCTTTACAGTCTGGTATGGGCGTTCAGGCAAACATCAGAGTTAGAGAAAATCGCACGGTTTTGAGTTTGTTTAGCGAAAAATTCTTTACGGGACTAGATAAGTTTAAGGAAGTTAGATAA
- a CDS encoding ferredoxin-thioredoxin reductase catalytic domain-containing protein, with translation MSSAKSPAKNPDKTLQSMTKFAQQYARSTDTYFCSDLSVTAVVIEGLARHKDELGAPLCPCRHYEDKQAEVKNTFWNCPCVPMRERKECHCMLFITPDNEFAGDKQEIELEMIKEVRENTQS, from the coding sequence ATGAGTTCAGCCAAATCTCCCGCCAAAAATCCAGACAAAACTTTACAGTCAATGACCAAGTTTGCCCAACAGTATGCTAGAAGTACTGATACCTATTTTTGTAGTGACTTGTCTGTAACTGCTGTAGTAATTGAAGGATTGGCAAGACATAAAGACGAACTAGGAGCACCTTTATGCCCTTGCCGTCACTATGAAGATAAACAAGCCGAAGTAAAGAATACTTTCTGGAACTGTCCCTGTGTTCCAATGCGAGAAAGAAAAGAATGTCACTGTATGTTATTTATTACTCCAGACAACGAATTTGCTGGCGACAAACAAGAAATCGAGCTAGAGATGATTAAAGAAGTTCGCGAAAATACGCAATCTTAA
- a CDS encoding DUF309 domain-containing protein: protein MSSPAFWQGIEEFNQRQFYACHDTLEAIWLEASELDKRFYQGVLQIAVACYHLGNYNWRGAVMLLGEGIRRLYDYQPSYHGIDVELLLHQSIQLLHNLQQLDPERAEEFYCQLAAKQQQSSERASAELANTLHSSNEREIDLTHGCQLPYILKVSDRAQG from the coding sequence ATGTCATCTCCAGCATTTTGGCAGGGTATAGAAGAGTTTAATCAACGGCAATTTTATGCCTGTCACGATACTCTCGAAGCTATTTGGCTCGAAGCTTCAGAATTAGACAAGAGATTTTATCAGGGAGTCTTACAAATTGCTGTAGCGTGTTACCATCTCGGTAACTATAACTGGCGGGGTGCGGTAATGCTGTTAGGAGAAGGTATTAGACGATTGTACGATTACCAACCTTCCTATCACGGTATCGATGTCGAGTTATTGCTGCATCAGAGTATTCAGCTGTTGCACAATCTACAGCAACTCGATCCAGAGCGAGCAGAAGAGTTTTATTGCCAGTTAGCAGCCAAACAACAGCAAAGTAGCGAGCGAGCGTCTGCGGAACTTGCAAATACACTCCACTCATCTAACGAACGTGAAATAGATCTGACTCATGGTTGTCAACTTCCTTACATTCTGAAAGTCTCCGATCGCGCCCAGGGTTAG
- a CDS encoding LptA/OstA family protein, with protein MSASWRSFRNRILKIITVVAIAFTPASVLAQNTSSGGAITLRSDVQESNSETGVITARGNVKIDYPVKQLQATAAQAQYFTRERRLVLTGNVYVLQQGNSMRAETLTYLVDEGKFIATPKDNRQVESTYIVTEPIPDNSEEQLNN; from the coding sequence ATGTCTGCAAGCTGGCGATCTTTTCGCAATAGAATATTAAAAATTATTACAGTAGTCGCGATCGCTTTTACTCCTGCTAGTGTGTTGGCGCAGAATACAAGTTCGGGAGGAGCGATTACCCTTCGTTCTGACGTTCAAGAATCTAATTCCGAAACTGGAGTAATTACGGCCAGGGGTAATGTCAAAATAGACTATCCAGTCAAACAGCTTCAGGCAACAGCAGCACAAGCACAATATTTTACTCGCGAACGGCGTTTGGTACTGACCGGCAATGTATATGTTTTGCAACAGGGCAACAGTATGCGAGCCGAAACTCTAACCTATTTAGTTGATGAAGGTAAGTTTATTGCTACTCCTAAAGACAATCGCCAGGTAGAATCGACATATATCGTCACCGAACCAATTCCCGATAATAGCGAAGAACAGCTTAATAATTAA
- the lptB gene encoding LPS export ABC transporter ATP-binding protein has translation MSLFLKNIHKSYGKKAIVSRVNLRVLPGEIVGLLGPNGAGKTTTFYVATGTVAPNEGKVLLGDRNITKLPLHQRARLGIGYLTQQPSIFRNLSVRDNILLVLEQTGIPHSAREIRLQQILKEFRLEKIATTLGSQVSGGERRRTELARALAAGIDGPKYLLLDEPFAGVDPIAVAEMQTIIAKLRDRAMGILITDHNFRETLAITDRAYVLRDGQILASGTTEELYDNPLVKKYYLGDSFKI, from the coding sequence GTGAGTTTATTTTTAAAAAATATCCATAAATCTTATGGAAAAAAAGCTATAGTCAGCCGTGTCAATCTCCGCGTTTTACCAGGAGAAATAGTTGGCTTATTAGGTCCTAATGGTGCTGGTAAAACTACCACTTTCTATGTGGCTACGGGAACTGTCGCTCCTAATGAAGGTAAAGTTTTACTTGGAGATCGCAATATTACCAAGCTTCCCCTGCATCAAAGAGCGCGGTTGGGTATTGGTTATCTTACCCAACAACCAAGCATTTTTCGCAATTTGAGCGTTCGCGATAATATTTTATTGGTATTGGAACAAACAGGTATCCCTCATTCTGCTAGAGAAATTCGCCTCCAGCAGATTCTCAAAGAATTTCGCCTCGAAAAAATTGCCACTACTCTCGGTTCTCAAGTATCTGGGGGAGAAAGAAGGCGCACCGAGCTAGCTAGAGCTTTAGCTGCTGGCATTGACGGACCAAAATACTTACTGTTAGACGAACCATTTGCAGGAGTCGATCCTATTGCCGTAGCAGAAATGCAAACAATTATTGCCAAATTGCGCGATCGCGCTATGGGAATTTTGATTACCGATCACAATTTTCGTGAAACTTTAGCTATTACCGACCGCGCTTATGTTTTGCGAGACGGTCAAATTCTTGCTTCTGGTACGACAGAAGAACTATACGATAATCCTTTAGTCAAAAAGTATTATCTGGGAGATAGCTTTAAAATTTGA
- a CDS encoding non-ribosomal peptide synthetase: protein MESDKLPIVELPTDIPRSSLKTYKQASQSLLLDRRQYDLLRYSDKFVCSKLSTKLLAAFYLLLDRYTSQKDIAIGTQIFADKDFQSSIVRLQLEDDLNFDRLTLKLERAIALSHKSNIDLVTNNFHLIRVFFQFKSSDLQSQTNYFDTEKLDLDLILEIIEKTEGLACKFAYNCNLFKAQTIARMLKHWQTLLEGIIASPESNIIDLPLLTAAEQQQILTTWNDTKTDKNLNFLCLHQAVAAQARKTPERIALVFDNQEFTYRELDERANLLAAYLQELGVKSNVLVGICVERSPEMIVGILAILKAGGAYVPLDPTYPVERLNYMVEDTKLSVLLTQSNLNLDLTISQSLQIVYLDRGINSFAQSSCELTSYLAPNNLAYVIYTSGSTGKPKGVQIEHRTAVNLLTAMIDGKPGIAAEDTLLSVTTICFDISVAEIFLPLIVGAKLIIASRRVAADGRQLDRVLSRHKVTIAQATPVTWQLLLAAGWQGSPQLKILSGGEPLSKDLAEQLLPICDRLWNMYGPTEATIWSSACEVTASDFISIGRPLNNVKYYILDRHLRPVPIGVPGELHIGGDCLARGYLNRPELTAAKFIPDPFDKRTEARLYKTGDLARYLEDGTVDCLGRLDRQIKIRGFRIEVGEIEAVIKQHPNVTEAVVIDVNDSSGNKTLVAYVVVASQSPSPQELRNFLKQQLPAYMIPTAFVTLNSLPQTLNGKIDRLALPPVNLRDRAIDDEYVAPRDRLEAKLVQIWEKILQVSPIGVKSNFIDLGGNSILAMNLIVAVERTLNKTLSIETLSTLNTIEQMATSLRSNRSVNDLPIFSSISPEQARLLLTIVAGRGGKRNRPNSLMVAVRDRSIKPPLFICANAYDEIASLAKYIDPERGLYFLESGYYAIEGTSRQIKELAAYHLRDILAVQPDPPYFFCGYSFGGFLAWEICQQLKAIGKPAAMLFLLDTFGTQPSYRLYQHLDYTLRTNWNRLTRLLGITESPSVHSQTKSRSHLDRSLAERRDSYIIRPYELPVSLFVATKASYHSFFSRKLALLLFPTLGWQPTIAPQLKVAKVPGDHFSLLQEPNVRVLATRLNNYLIREELK, encoded by the coding sequence GTGGAAAGCGACAAATTACCAATTGTAGAATTACCCACAGACATACCGCGATCGAGTCTTAAAACCTACAAACAAGCCAGTCAAAGTTTACTTCTCGATCGCCGACAGTATGATTTATTAAGATATTCAGACAAATTCGTATGTAGCAAATTATCTACTAAATTGCTCGCCGCTTTTTATTTGCTGCTCGATCGCTACACGAGCCAAAAAGATATCGCTATAGGAACTCAAATTTTTGCCGATAAAGATTTTCAGTCGAGCATTGTGCGCTTGCAGTTAGAAGACGATCTCAATTTCGATCGACTAACCCTCAAACTCGAACGAGCGATCGCGCTTTCTCATAAATCCAATATCGATTTAGTTACTAATAATTTTCATTTAATTCGAGTATTTTTTCAGTTTAAAAGTAGCGATTTACAGAGCCAAACAAATTACTTTGATACAGAAAAATTAGATCTAGACTTAATTTTAGAAATTATCGAAAAAACAGAAGGTTTAGCTTGTAAGTTTGCTTATAATTGCAATTTGTTTAAAGCTCAAACAATTGCCAGAATGCTAAAACACTGGCAAACCTTACTTGAAGGAATTATCGCCAGTCCTGAAAGCAATATTATCGATTTACCTTTATTAACTGCTGCCGAACAACAGCAGATTCTGACAACCTGGAACGATACTAAGACCGATAAAAATCTTAATTTTTTATGTCTCCATCAGGCAGTAGCAGCACAAGCTCGAAAAACGCCAGAACGAATTGCTTTAGTTTTTGACAACCAAGAGTTTACTTACAGAGAACTAGACGAGCGAGCTAATTTACTCGCCGCATACTTACAAGAATTGGGAGTAAAATCAAACGTTTTGGTGGGTATTTGTGTCGAACGTTCGCCCGAAATGATAGTAGGAATATTAGCAATACTTAAAGCTGGTGGTGCTTATGTGCCTCTCGATCCGACTTATCCAGTCGAACGTTTGAACTACATGGTAGAAGATACCAAACTAAGTGTTTTACTAACTCAAAGTAATCTTAATTTAGATTTAACTATTTCGCAGTCGCTACAAATCGTCTATCTAGATCGAGGTATAAATTCCTTCGCTCAAAGCAGTTGCGAACTAACAAGTTACCTGGCTCCTAATAATTTAGCTTATGTGATTTATACTTCTGGTTCTACGGGTAAACCTAAAGGAGTACAAATCGAGCATCGCACGGCAGTTAATTTATTAACTGCAATGATCGACGGTAAGCCAGGGATTGCTGCCGAAGATACTTTATTATCAGTGACGACAATTTGCTTTGACATTTCCGTTGCTGAAATTTTTCTGCCTTTAATAGTAGGAGCGAAATTAATTATAGCCAGTCGTCGAGTTGCAGCAGATGGCAGACAATTAGATCGAGTTTTGTCGCGACATAAAGTTACGATCGCGCAGGCTACCCCAGTAACTTGGCAATTATTATTAGCTGCGGGATGGCAAGGCAGTCCTCAATTAAAAATTCTCTCTGGTGGAGAACCACTATCTAAAGACTTAGCCGAGCAGTTATTACCTATATGCGATCGCCTTTGGAATATGTACGGTCCTACAGAAGCAACTATTTGGTCGTCTGCTTGTGAAGTTACTGCTTCAGACTTTATTTCCATCGGTCGTCCTTTAAATAATGTTAAATATTATATTCTCGATCGCCATTTGCGACCCGTACCAATTGGCGTACCTGGGGAGTTACATATCGGTGGTGATTGTTTGGCAAGGGGTTATCTCAATCGACCCGAACTGACCGCAGCTAAATTTATCCCAGATCCTTTTGACAAGAGAACGGAAGCTCGCCTATATAAAACTGGAGATTTAGCTCGTTATTTGGAAGACGGGACGGTAGACTGTTTGGGTCGTCTCGACCGCCAGATTAAAATTCGTGGTTTTCGCATTGAAGTTGGCGAAATCGAAGCAGTTATTAAGCAACACCCCAACGTTACAGAGGCAGTTGTTATTGACGTTAATGACTCGTCAGGGAATAAAACTTTAGTTGCTTATGTGGTTGTCGCAAGCCAAAGTCCTTCTCCCCAAGAACTGCGGAATTTTCTCAAGCAACAGTTGCCAGCCTACATGATTCCCACTGCCTTTGTAACTTTAAACAGTTTGCCCCAAACTCTCAACGGTAAAATAGATCGCCTGGCTCTACCGCCAGTAAATTTACGCGATCGCGCCATCGATGATGAATATGTCGCTCCACGCGATCGCTTAGAAGCAAAACTAGTTCAAATCTGGGAAAAAATACTTCAGGTTAGTCCCATTGGTGTAAAAAGTAATTTTATCGATTTGGGGGGTAATTCGATCTTAGCGATGAATTTAATAGTCGCAGTCGAACGCACCTTAAATAAAACCCTATCTATAGAAACTCTATCGACGTTAAATACTATCGAACAAATGGCGACAAGCTTGCGCTCGAATCGCTCTGTTAATGACTTGCCAATTTTTTCTAGTATTTCGCCCGAACAAGCTAGATTATTGTTAACTATTGTTGCGGGTCGCGGTGGTAAGCGCAATCGTCCTAACTCGTTGATGGTAGCAGTACGCGATCGCAGTATTAAACCGCCGCTATTTATCTGCGCTAACGCCTACGATGAAATCGCTTCATTAGCTAAATATATCGACCCAGAACGAGGTTTGTATTTTTTAGAGTCTGGTTACTATGCAATTGAAGGCACTAGCCGCCAAATCAAAGAACTAGCCGCCTATCATCTACGTGATATTTTAGCCGTACAGCCCGATCCTCCCTATTTTTTCTGTGGCTATTCTTTTGGCGGTTTTCTGGCTTGGGAAATTTGCCAACAGCTTAAAGCGATAGGCAAACCGGCAGCGATGCTATTTTTGTTAGATACTTTTGGCACTCAGCCAAGCTATCGACTATATCAGCACCTTGACTATACGCTGCGGACTAATTGGAATCGGTTAACTCGTCTTTTGGGAATTACCGAGTCTCCCTCCGTACATAGTCAGACAAAATCCCGTTCCCATCTCGATCGCTCTCTTGCCGAGCGACGAGATTCTTATATTATTCGACCTTACGAACTACCAGTATCTTTATTTGTGGCAACTAAAGCCAGTTATCATTCGTTTTTTAGCCGTAAACTCGCTTTATTATTGTTTCCTACCCTTGGTTGGCAACCAACAATTGCACCCCAGCTAAAAGTTGCCAAAGTTCCAGGCGATCATTTTTCTCTACTACAAGAACCGAATGTTAGAGTATTAGCAACCAGATTAAATAATTATTTAATACGGGAAGAATTAAAATAG
- the pyk gene encoding pyruvate kinase: MRSPKSPRRTKIVATVGPATLEPDTLRRLIKAGATTLRINFSHGTQQDHQKAIRLIRQTAFELNQPVGILQDLQGPKIRLGKFACGKIMLRSGDPFVLTSRPVECNTEIASISYSKLAEEVPENAVILLDDGKVEMVVEKVDLAARSLHCRVVVGGELSSNKGVNFPGVFLSVKALTDKDREDLMFGLDQGVDWIALSFVRNPQDILEIKDLIASAGKSVPVIAKIEKHEAIEQIDAILSLCDGVMVARGDLGVELPAEDVPILQKNLIASANKLGIPVITATQMLDSMVNNPRPTRAEVSDVANAILDGTDAVMLSNETAVGKFPVEAVATMAQIACRIEREQKPKVFDTHPKRSITHAISAAVGQIAAQLGAAAIMTLTKTGATARNVSKFRPKTPILAITPHVYVARRLQLVWGVKPLLVLDLASASQTFQAAINVAQEKNWLFAGDLVVMTAGTLQGVSGSTDLIKVELVKALLGQGTGIGQGSISGRARVAHDALEINDFNPGEILVAPRTNAQFVDLIRQAAGIITEEDNLTSHAAVIGLRLGIPVIVGVKDATETIREGAILTVDAKRGLVYSGTMEG, translated from the coding sequence ATGCGATCGCCAAAATCTCCTCGCCGAACCAAAATTGTTGCTACTGTGGGACCTGCTACTCTCGAACCTGATACCCTGCGTCGGCTGATTAAAGCAGGAGCGACAACTCTGAGAATCAACTTTTCACATGGTACGCAACAAGACCATCAAAAAGCCATACGATTGATTCGTCAGACAGCGTTTGAACTAAATCAACCCGTAGGAATTTTACAAGACTTACAGGGACCAAAAATTCGTTTGGGTAAATTTGCCTGCGGTAAAATTATGCTGCGATCGGGCGATCCCTTCGTGCTTACCAGTCGTCCCGTCGAGTGCAATACCGAAATTGCCTCGATCAGCTATAGTAAACTAGCCGAAGAAGTTCCCGAAAATGCCGTAATTTTACTCGATGACGGTAAAGTCGAAATGGTGGTAGAAAAAGTCGATCTTGCTGCTCGAAGCCTTCACTGTCGGGTGGTTGTAGGAGGAGAGCTTTCTAGTAATAAAGGGGTTAATTTTCCTGGTGTGTTCCTCTCGGTCAAAGCTCTGACAGACAAAGATCGCGAAGACTTGATGTTTGGTTTGGATCAGGGAGTAGATTGGATCGCTCTCAGCTTTGTCCGCAATCCACAAGACATTCTCGAAATTAAAGATTTAATTGCTAGTGCGGGTAAATCCGTTCCCGTAATTGCCAAAATTGAAAAACACGAGGCGATCGAACAGATCGATGCGATTCTTTCTCTCTGCGATGGAGTTATGGTTGCCAGAGGCGATCTTGGTGTTGAGTTACCCGCTGAAGACGTACCAATTTTACAAAAAAACTTAATCGCCAGTGCTAACAAATTGGGCATTCCTGTAATTACCGCCACGCAAATGTTAGACAGCATGGTCAACAATCCCCGTCCTACTCGCGCTGAGGTTTCCGACGTTGCCAATGCGATTTTGGATGGTACTGATGCTGTAATGCTATCTAATGAAACTGCTGTAGGTAAATTTCCCGTTGAAGCCGTAGCTACAATGGCACAAATTGCCTGTCGTATCGAAAGAGAACAAAAGCCTAAAGTATTTGATACTCATCCCAAGCGATCGATCACTCATGCAATTTCAGCGGCTGTCGGACAGATCGCAGCACAGTTGGGAGCAGCGGCAATTATGACTTTAACTAAAACGGGTGCTACCGCTCGCAATGTCTCTAAATTTCGCCCTAAAACTCCCATATTAGCTATTACTCCTCACGTTTATGTAGCTCGGAGGCTACAGTTGGTTTGGGGAGTAAAACCGCTTCTGGTTTTAGATCTTGCTTCAGCCAGTCAAACTTTTCAGGCAGCAATCAATGTAGCTCAAGAAAAAAATTGGCTATTTGCAGGAGATTTGGTGGTCATGACCGCTGGAACTTTACAAGGGGTTTCGGGTTCTACCGATCTAATTAAAGTAGAATTAGTTAAAGCTTTATTGGGTCAGGGTACTGGCATCGGTCAAGGTTCGATTAGCGGTAGAGCCAGAGTTGCCCATGATGCTCTAGAAATTAATGATTTTAATCCAGGTGAAATTTTAGTCGCACCCAGAACTAATGCTCAATTTGTCGATCTGATTCGGCAAGCCGCAGGAATCATTACTGAAGAAGACAATCTTACCAGTCATGCGGCAGTAATCGGTTTGCGTTTGGGTATTCCTGTAATCGTCGGCGTTAAAGATGCTACAGAAACTATTCGAGAAGGAGCGATTTTAACCGTAGATGCCAAGCGTGGTCTAGTTTATTCGGGAACGATGGAGGGATAA